Proteins from one Sylvia atricapilla isolate bSylAtr1 chromosome 1, bSylAtr1.pri, whole genome shotgun sequence genomic window:
- the LOC136365320 gene encoding serpin B10-like, which translates to MDTLNKANASFALDFFKHQCQEDGDKNILFSPWSISSALATVYLGAKGNTADQMAKVLHFNKAEGAKNVTTTIRMHVYSRTEQSLSNQRACFQKTEIGKSDNIHNGFKALSFEINQPTKNYLLKSVNQLYGEKSLPFSKEYLLLAKRYYSAEPQSVDFVGAADAVRREINSSVEQKTEGKIQNLLPSGSVDSLTRLVLINALYFKGNWATKFEAEATRQRPFRINMHTTKPVPMMYLRDKFNLNYIESVQADVLELPYVNNDLSMFILLPSDISGLQKLERELTFENLSAWTNPELMEKMNMEVYLPRFTLEEKYDLKSALSRMGIQDAFTEGQADFTAMSKTGDLFLSQVFHKCYLEVNEEGTEAAAASSATLASRSLGAVIFSADHPFLFFIRHNKTKTILFLGRFSSP; encoded by the exons ATGGATACATTGAATAAAGCAAATGCAAGCTTTGCTCTTGACTTTTTCAAACATCAATGTCAGGAAGATGGTGACAAGAATATTTTGTTCTCTCCTTGGAGTATTTCATCTGCCTTGGCTACTGTTTATTTGGGAGCCAAAGGCAACACTGCAGATCAGATGGCAAAG GTACTTCACTTTAACAAAGCTGAAGGAGCCAAAAATGTCACCACAACCATAAGAATGCATGTCTACTCCAGAACAGAACAGAGTCTGTCAAATCAACGTGCATGTTTCCAGAAG ACAGAGATTGGCAAATCAGATAATATCCATAATGGATTTAAAGCACTCAGCTTTGAAATCAACCAACCTACTAAAAATTACCTACTTAAAAGTGTCAACCAGTTATATGGAGAAAAATCATTGCCTTTCAGTAAG GAATACTTATTGTTAGCCAAGAGATATTACAGTGCAGAGCCACAATCAGTTGACTTTGTCGGAGCAGCAGATGCTGTCAGGAGAGAGATCAATTCCAGTGTTGAACAAAAGACTGAAG GTAAAATCCAAAATCTGCTGCCTTCTGGATCTGTAGATTCACTCACCAGGCTAGTCCTGATAAATGCACTCTACTTCAAAGGAAACTGGGCAACAAAGTTTGAAGCTGAAGCTACCAGGCAAAGGCCTTTCAGAATAAACATG CATACAACTAAACCAGTGCCCATGATGTACCTGAGGGATAAATTTAACTTAAACTACATAGAATCAGTTCAGGCTGATGTTCTTGAGCTTCCATATGTCAATAACGACCTCAGCATGTTTATCCTGCTACCGAGTGACATCTCTGGCTtacaaaag CTAGAAAGAGAATTGACTTTTGAAAACTTGTCTGCATGGACCAACCCAGAACTAATGGAGAAAATGAACATGGAAGTTTATCTGCCCAGGTTCACGTTagaagagaaatatgacctcaaatctgctttgagcaggatgGGAATACAAGACGCCTTCACAGAAGGTCAAGCTGATTTCACAGCCATGTCCAAGACTGGTGATCTGTTTTTATCACAGGTTTTTCACAAGTGTTACCTGGAAGTCAATGAAGaaggcacagaggcagcagctgccagctcagcaaCACTGGCATCACGGAGTCTTGGTGCTGTTATCTTTTCGGCAGATCaccctttcctcttttttatcaGGCACAACAAGACCAAGACTATCCTCTTCTTGGGAAGGTTTTCTTCCCCCTAG